In a genomic window of Nocardia fluminea:
- a CDS encoding PspC domain-containing protein — protein MTAPARRLTRSTGNKWIAGVCGGLAERYGWNPNVVRLVFVVSCLLPGPQFLIYLAMWILIPAK, from the coding sequence ATGACCGCCCCCGCCCGCCGCCTCACCCGTTCGACCGGCAACAAGTGGATCGCAGGCGTCTGCGGTGGCCTCGCCGAACGCTACGGCTGGAACCCCAACGTCGTCCGCCTGGTCTTCGTCGTGTCCTGCCTGCTGCCCGGCCCCCAGTTCCTGATCTATCTGGCGATGTGGATCCTCATCCCGGCCAAGTAG
- a CDS encoding plastocyanin/azurin family copper-binding protein — protein MSMVRHRAASTRFAAGFVVAAALFSAGCSGDSGNAATTTTRKPRPVTTTTTQQHAPTNLTVEVGDMKYAPADATIKVGETVTWKFSDKVPHNVQGIGDKAMGLNSPIFDKGEWSYTFTQPGTYRYMCTLHPDMRGSITVS, from the coding sequence ATGTCGATGGTTCGTCACCGCGCCGCATCCACCCGGTTCGCCGCCGGATTCGTCGTGGCCGCCGCCCTGTTCTCCGCCGGTTGTTCCGGCGACTCGGGAAACGCCGCCACCACCACAACCCGCAAACCCCGCCCGGTCACCACCACGACCACCCAACAGCACGCGCCGACCAACCTCACGGTCGAGGTCGGCGACATGAAGTACGCCCCCGCCGACGCCACCATCAAGGTCGGTGAGACGGTGACCTGGAAGTTCTCCGACAAGGTCCCGCACAACGTGCAGGGCATCGGCGACAAGGCGATGGGCCTCAACAGCCCCATCTTCGACAAGGGCGAATGGTCCTACACCTTCACCCAACCCGGCACCTACCGCTACATGTGCACCCTGCACCCGGACATGCGCGGATCCATCACTGTGTCATAG
- the glmS gene encoding glutamine--fructose-6-phosphate transaminase (isomerizing), giving the protein MCGIVGYVGYRDALGVVVDALRRMEYRGYDSAGVAILDGNGALAVERKAGRLANLEAELDEAGTERFAGSTGMGHTRWATHGAPTDRNAHPHRDISGKLAVVHNGIIENFAPLRRELEDAGVELLSDTDTEVTVHLVSRAYADGPTAGNFTASVHAVLQRLEGAFTLVFTHADHPGTIVAARRSTPLVVGVGQGEMFIASDVTAFIEHTREAVELGQNQAVVITKDGYRVTDFAGDTDGVVSRPFTIDWDLAAAEKGGHDYFMLKEIEEQPTAVADTLMGHFVVDENGGRIVLDEQRLADQELREFDKVFVVACGSSYHAGLLAKYAIEHWTRVPVEVELASEFRYRDPVLDRSTLVVAISQSGETADTLEAVRHAKEQKARVLAICNTNGAQIPRESDAVIYTRTGPEIGVASTKAFLAQVAANYLVGLALAQARGTKYPDEVAREFAELESMPKLIARVLETAPQVRAIARELAHVPTVLFLGRHVGYPVALEGALKLKELAYMHAEGFAAGELKHGPIALIEEGLPVIIVMPSPKGRAVLHSKLLSNIREIQARGARTIVIAEEGDDTVRPFADDLIEIPAAPTLYQPLLSTVPLQIFAAEVAQTLGYDVDKPRNLAKSVTVE; this is encoded by the coding sequence ATGTGCGGAATCGTGGGGTACGTCGGATACCGGGATGCGCTGGGCGTTGTCGTCGACGCGCTGCGTCGCATGGAGTACCGCGGATACGACTCCGCGGGGGTCGCGATCCTCGACGGAAACGGTGCTCTCGCGGTCGAACGCAAGGCCGGTCGGCTGGCGAATCTGGAGGCCGAGCTGGATGAGGCGGGGACCGAACGCTTCGCCGGGTCGACCGGGATGGGGCACACCCGCTGGGCCACGCACGGCGCACCGACCGACCGCAACGCACACCCCCACCGTGATATCTCCGGCAAGCTCGCCGTCGTGCACAACGGCATCATCGAGAACTTCGCGCCGCTGCGCCGCGAGCTCGAGGATGCGGGCGTCGAGCTGCTGAGTGACACCGATACCGAGGTCACGGTGCACCTGGTTTCGCGCGCGTACGCCGACGGCCCCACCGCGGGCAACTTCACCGCGAGTGTCCACGCCGTATTGCAGCGGCTCGAGGGCGCGTTCACGTTGGTGTTCACCCATGCGGATCATCCCGGCACGATCGTGGCGGCTCGCCGATCGACGCCGCTGGTCGTCGGGGTCGGCCAGGGCGAGATGTTCATCGCCTCCGACGTCACCGCGTTCATCGAGCACACCCGCGAGGCGGTCGAGCTCGGGCAGAACCAGGCCGTGGTGATCACGAAGGACGGCTACCGCGTCACCGACTTCGCGGGCGACACCGACGGTGTGGTCAGCAGGCCCTTCACCATCGACTGGGACCTCGCCGCCGCCGAGAAGGGCGGCCACGACTACTTCATGCTCAAGGAGATCGAGGAGCAGCCGACCGCTGTCGCCGACACTCTGATGGGGCATTTCGTCGTCGACGAGAACGGCGGCCGGATCGTCCTCGACGAACAGCGCCTCGCCGACCAGGAGTTGCGCGAGTTCGACAAGGTGTTCGTCGTCGCGTGTGGCAGTTCGTATCATGCGGGCCTGCTCGCCAAGTACGCCATCGAGCACTGGACCCGGGTGCCGGTGGAGGTGGAGCTCGCCAGCGAATTCCGTTACCGCGACCCGGTTCTCGACCGCTCGACGCTGGTGGTGGCGATCTCGCAGTCCGGTGAAACCGCCGACACGCTCGAAGCGGTGCGCCACGCCAAGGAGCAGAAGGCGCGCGTGCTGGCCATCTGCAACACCAACGGGGCGCAGATTCCGCGCGAGTCCGACGCGGTGATCTACACGCGGACCGGGCCCGAGATCGGTGTCGCCTCGACCAAGGCGTTCCTGGCGCAGGTGGCCGCGAACTATCTGGTCGGGCTGGCCCTGGCGCAGGCGCGCGGGACCAAGTACCCCGACGAGGTGGCTCGGGAATTCGCCGAGCTCGAGTCGATGCCGAAGCTCATCGCCCGGGTGCTCGAGACGGCGCCGCAGGTGCGGGCCATCGCGCGCGAGCTGGCGCACGTGCCGACCGTGCTGTTCCTCGGTCGCCATGTGGGCTACCCCGTGGCACTCGAAGGCGCGCTCAAGCTCAAGGAACTGGCCTACATGCACGCCGAGGGCTTCGCCGCCGGTGAGCTCAAGCACGGCCCGATCGCGCTGATCGAAGAAGGCCTGCCGGTGATCATCGTGATGCCGTCGCCGAAGGGCCGCGCGGTGCTGCATTCCAAGCTGCTCAGCAACATTCGCGAGATCCAGGCGCGCGGTGCCCGCACGATCGTGATCGCCGAAGAGGGCGACGACACCGTGCGCCCGTTCGCCGACGACCTGATCGAGATCCCGGCGGCACCGACCCTGTACCAACCGCTGCTGTCCACGGTCCCCCTGCAGATCTTCGCCGCCGAGGTAGCCCAGACCCTGGGCTACGACGTGGACAAGCCCCGCAACCTAGCCAAGTCGGTCACCGTCGAATAG
- a CDS encoding poly(ethylene terephthalate) hydrolase family protein, whose translation MSVSAKSLLSTLSVRGPHRVLRGNLGIAGQPGVVYTPESGLNLPAVAFAHGWLTSAENYKSLLEHIASWGFVVAAPDTERGPIPSHLDLGTDLLTTLDIVSKVRLGDGTISVHPDRLALAGHGMGAGAAVIAAAQRRVAAVVALFPAPTSPAAENIAPDIDAPGLILTGDDLDSVSSNARALAAAWSGPSTLRTIGGASHNGIIEGRRLFAALGAGRYEHKTDKTTRALVTGYLLATLLADKKYSAFADPEAEIPHTKVVDPHAEVEVEAPKLSIGTVAKLIRG comes from the coding sequence GTGTCGGTGTCTGCAAAATCGCTCCTGAGCACCCTGTCCGTGCGCGGCCCCCATCGGGTGCTGCGTGGGAACTTAGGGATCGCAGGTCAGCCGGGTGTGGTGTACACGCCCGAGTCCGGGCTGAACCTGCCCGCCGTCGCGTTCGCGCACGGCTGGCTGACCAGCGCCGAGAACTACAAGAGCCTGCTCGAGCACATCGCGTCTTGGGGTTTCGTGGTCGCCGCGCCCGACACCGAGCGCGGCCCGATCCCGTCACATCTGGACCTCGGCACCGATTTGCTCACCACGCTCGACATCGTCAGCAAGGTCCGCCTCGGTGACGGCACCATCAGCGTCCACCCCGACCGCCTCGCCCTCGCCGGCCACGGCATGGGAGCAGGCGCCGCGGTGATCGCCGCGGCACAACGCCGGGTAGCCGCCGTGGTAGCGCTCTTCCCGGCCCCCACCTCCCCCGCCGCGGAGAACATCGCCCCCGACATCGACGCGCCCGGCCTGATCCTGACCGGCGACGATCTCGACTCGGTCAGCTCCAACGCCCGCGCCCTCGCCGCCGCCTGGTCGGGCCCATCGACCCTGCGCACCATCGGCGGCGCCTCCCACAACGGCATCATCGAAGGCCGCCGCCTCTTCGCCGCCCTCGGCGCGGGCCGCTACGAACACAAAACCGACAAGACCACCCGAGCCCTGGTCACCGGCTACCTCCTCGCCACCCTCCTCGCCGACAAGAAGTACTCGGCCTTCGCCGACCCGGAAGCCGAGATCCCCCACACCAAGGTGGTCGACCCACACGCCGAGGTCGAGGTCGAAGCGCCGAAGTTGTCCATCGGCACGGTCGCCAAACTGATCCGCGGCTGA
- a CDS encoding DUF6802 family protein, which translates to MVTSGEFPGLGLPDIDAHSSLGGLGPVELNNPSLDLDHDGVVDSLSTGDTDSTSIWSDYDHDGLADHVTVVEEDGDYAAWEYHRHPDGTSEWRKTDQGNLEK; encoded by the coding sequence ATGGTCACCTCGGGTGAGTTCCCCGGCCTCGGCCTACCCGACATCGACGCCCACTCGTCCCTGGGCGGCCTCGGCCCCGTCGAACTGAACAACCCATCCCTCGACCTCGACCACGACGGCGTCGTCGACTCCCTCTCCACCGGCGACACCGACTCGACCAGCATCTGGTCCGACTACGACCACGACGGCCTGGCCGACCACGTCACCGTCGTCGAGGAAGACGGCGACTACGCCGCCTGGGAGTACCACCGTCATCCCGACGGCACGTCGGAGTGGCGGAAGACCGACCAGGGGAACCTGGAGAAGTAG